A portion of the Ralstonia nicotianae genome contains these proteins:
- a CDS encoding type VI secretion system Vgr family protein, giving the protein MVLPTELANLLRAAFTQANRLLRLDTPLGPNALLPERLDAAEHLDDGGFRLELTALSDDADLDPARLLGQPVRLDLLTQQSRGALRPFHGHVTRFEQLGANGGLVRYRLVIEPWLAFLRHRRDSFLFQDQSVIEVIDSLFGDYNGQGRLAPAWRWSLRDASVYTRRSVITQYEESDFDFVTRLLAEEGLFYFFEHEAVEGDALGVHRMVIADANDVFTDNAQAAIRFGRADATANDDVIDRWQGVRRWQTNAVSIASWDYRANTQRSAQLGAQQRRDGIPQLTLQDTDYPGQYWFEDSAQAQRSARLVMEALELRDKQFDGEGSVRTLALGTRFQLVDHYEHGDDGEARFAVLSVLHRARNNFNERFGQVLTQALGALSGADAQDAAGNAGTDATFYRNHFTVVHDTVPYRPQQRDAQGRALHPRPTVEGSQTALVVGTGGPVHTDRDHRIKVQFHWQRGARSASRQPHPAGDDNARAEAGLGCWVRVAAPVAGPNWGGVALPRVGQEVLVEFVQGDIDRPVVVGAAYNGSGQRDAQYNQNQAGAAGATGNAPAWFAGDSKSQGAYAHNAVLSGIKTQALAGSQTGASGYSQLVFDDTEGQGRTQLSTTQAATALTLGHQKEQIDSARQADLGHGAALATNDSGSVRAGAGLLLTAHAADTGAALLDSEGAASQIEALSELAESLADVARKQQAGLPEEPAAQDLPALKQLRHTTEVLRHAESAGKGASAIAYSEPHLQVSAPKGIAATTPADAVLVAGTQIALAAKQDANLAAGGNLAMAVADGLTLFVHGKAVGQSSDAARGIAMHAASGKVSLSALKGESRLVAEKAVTVASTQGNVTAEGKARVLVNAAGAQIRVTNGTIELHAPGKTIFKGAGHVFVGPGGAAADNTLAQGNLKGCGIQEGNAATSGAGSVSR; this is encoded by the coding sequence ATGGTCTTACCGACCGAGCTGGCCAACCTGCTGCGGGCGGCCTTCACGCAGGCCAATCGGCTGCTGCGCCTGGACACGCCGCTCGGGCCGAACGCGCTGCTGCCCGAGCGGTTGGACGCCGCCGAGCATCTCGACGATGGCGGCTTCCGGCTGGAGCTGACCGCGCTGTCGGATGACGCCGATCTCGATCCGGCGCGCCTGCTGGGGCAGCCCGTCCGGCTCGACCTGCTGACCCAGCAGAGCCGCGGCGCGCTGCGGCCGTTCCATGGCCACGTCACGCGGTTCGAGCAGTTGGGCGCCAACGGCGGCCTGGTGCGCTACCGGCTGGTGATCGAACCCTGGCTGGCCTTCCTGCGCCACCGGCGCGACAGCTTCCTGTTCCAGGACCAGTCGGTGATCGAAGTGATCGACAGCCTGTTCGGCGACTACAACGGCCAGGGCCGCCTGGCGCCGGCGTGGCGCTGGTCGCTGCGCGATGCCTCGGTGTACACGCGCCGCAGCGTCATCACGCAATACGAAGAAAGCGATTTCGACTTCGTCACCCGCCTGCTGGCCGAGGAGGGGCTGTTCTACTTCTTCGAGCACGAGGCGGTCGAGGGCGATGCGCTGGGCGTGCACCGCATGGTGATTGCAGATGCCAACGATGTCTTCACCGACAACGCGCAGGCCGCGATCCGCTTCGGCCGCGCCGATGCCACCGCCAATGACGACGTGATCGACCGCTGGCAGGGCGTGCGGCGCTGGCAGACCAACGCCGTGTCGATCGCCAGTTGGGACTATCGCGCCAACACCCAGCGCAGCGCCCAGCTCGGCGCGCAGCAGCGGCGCGACGGCATCCCGCAACTGACGCTGCAGGACACCGACTACCCCGGCCAGTACTGGTTCGAAGACAGCGCCCAGGCCCAGCGCAGCGCGCGCCTGGTGATGGAAGCGCTGGAGCTGCGCGACAAGCAGTTCGACGGCGAAGGCAGCGTGCGCACGCTGGCGCTGGGCACGCGCTTCCAACTGGTTGATCATTATGAGCACGGCGACGACGGCGAGGCGCGCTTCGCCGTGCTGTCCGTCCTGCACCGGGCACGCAACAACTTCAACGAGCGCTTTGGCCAGGTGCTGACGCAGGCGCTGGGCGCGCTGTCCGGCGCCGACGCGCAAGACGCAGCGGGCAACGCGGGCACCGACGCCACGTTTTACCGTAACCACTTCACGGTCGTGCACGATACCGTGCCGTACCGCCCGCAGCAGCGCGATGCGCAGGGCCGTGCGCTGCATCCGCGTCCGACGGTCGAGGGCAGCCAGACCGCACTGGTGGTGGGCACCGGTGGCCCGGTGCATACGGACCGCGATCATCGCATCAAGGTCCAGTTCCATTGGCAGCGCGGCGCGCGCTCGGCCAGCCGGCAGCCGCATCCGGCCGGCGATGACAACGCCCGCGCGGAGGCCGGCCTGGGCTGCTGGGTGCGCGTGGCGGCGCCGGTGGCCGGGCCCAACTGGGGTGGCGTGGCGTTGCCGCGCGTGGGCCAGGAAGTGCTGGTGGAATTCGTGCAGGGCGATATCGACCGGCCGGTGGTGGTGGGCGCGGCCTATAACGGCAGCGGCCAGCGCGACGCGCAGTACAACCAGAACCAGGCCGGCGCGGCGGGCGCGACCGGCAACGCGCCGGCCTGGTTTGCCGGCGACAGCAAGAGCCAGGGGGCGTACGCGCACAACGCGGTGCTCTCCGGCATCAAGACGCAGGCGCTGGCCGGCAGCCAGACGGGCGCCTCGGGCTACAGCCAGCTCGTGTTCGACGATACCGAGGGCCAGGGCCGCACGCAGCTGAGCACCACCCAGGCCGCCACCGCGCTCACGCTGGGGCACCAGAAGGAACAGATCGACAGCGCCCGCCAGGCCGACCTTGGACACGGCGCGGCGCTGGCCACCAACGACAGCGGCAGCGTGCGCGCCGGCGCGGGCCTGCTGCTCACCGCGCACGCCGCCGACACCGGCGCCGCGCTGCTCGACAGCGAAGGCGCCGCCAGCCAGATCGAAGCCCTCAGCGAACTGGCCGAATCGCTGGCCGACGTGGCCCGGAAGCAGCAGGCCGGCCTGCCGGAAGAGCCTGCCGCGCAAGACCTGCCCGCGCTCAAGCAACTGCGGCACACCACCGAAGTGCTGCGCCACGCCGAAAGCGCAGGCAAAGGCGCCTCGGCCATCGCCTACAGCGAGCCGCATCTGCAAGTCAGCGCGCCGAAGGGGATTGCCGCGACCACGCCGGCCGACGCCGTGCTGGTGGCCGGCACCCAGATCGCATTGGCGGCCAAGCAGGACGCCAACCTCGCGGCGGGCGGCAACCTGGCAATGGCCGTGGCCGACGGCCTGACCCTGTTCGTGCACGGCAAGGCGGTGGGCCAGTCATCCGACGCGGCCCGGGGCATCGCGATGCATGCGGCGAGCGGCAAGGTGAGCTTGAGCGCCCTGAAGGGCGAGAGCCGGCTGGTGGCGGAGAAGGCCGTCACGGTGGCATCCACGCAGGGCAATGTCACGGCGGAGGGCAAGGCGCGCGTGCTGGTGAATGCGGCAGGCGCGCAGATCCGGGTGACCAACGGGACGATCGAGCTGCATGCGCCGGGAAAGACGATCTTCAAGGGGGCGGGGCATGTGTTTGTGGGGCCGGGTGGGGCAGCGGCGGATAACACGTTGGCTCAGGGCAACCTGAAGGGGTGCGGTATCCAGGAAGGCAACGCCGCTACCAGTGGAGCCGGGTCGGTTTCGCGTTGA
- a CDS encoding DUF4123 domain-containing protein: MTNRILSGLEEALLSPATEDVPAPHPDYMTRCRELAAGYHALKRRQEPDERPLRAYLLLDPWDGNPLAADLSEAWPEAAAVRAAVPDDFYAGREGEAPCVVQLPDDVLPDGDPDNLAEVRAQETLARWMEDASRQASQRLVRQHFCAVLFSTDSAAWVARYLASLGFQYPPGSSSARLFRYQDPRVMQRVWPVLSAAKQGMWLGAVEAWWSLMQPWGPWAMQDLVASEDAAVLAPAWFKAERPMVPDGQAETLMLSRLMNAEQWGRAHSAPVGNRVWMRFAENGCGADEQPDADLMQQLLATGVSYGLDERSLEDFIWCSVRYREAPPAIDWRVPHWSRALEHTLQVLRADSDARFISTFDAYLNSGEDAHGLHHPM, from the coding sequence ATGACGAATCGCATTTTGTCGGGCTTGGAGGAAGCATTGCTGAGCCCGGCCACCGAGGATGTTCCGGCACCGCATCCCGACTACATGACGCGCTGTCGGGAACTGGCCGCCGGCTATCACGCGCTGAAGCGGCGACAGGAACCTGATGAGCGCCCATTGCGCGCTTACCTGCTGCTTGATCCGTGGGATGGCAATCCTCTTGCAGCCGACCTGTCCGAGGCATGGCCCGAAGCCGCTGCGGTGCGCGCGGCCGTACCCGATGACTTCTACGCGGGCCGCGAAGGCGAGGCCCCTTGCGTGGTGCAGCTTCCCGACGACGTGCTGCCCGATGGCGATCCCGACAATTTGGCAGAGGTGCGCGCACAGGAAACCCTGGCCCGCTGGATGGAAGACGCAAGTCGGCAAGCTAGTCAACGGCTGGTGCGACAGCATTTCTGCGCTGTTCTCTTCAGCACCGACTCGGCAGCGTGGGTCGCCCGATATCTCGCCTCGCTGGGTTTCCAGTATCCGCCGGGAAGCAGCAGCGCGCGGCTGTTCCGCTACCAGGACCCGCGCGTGATGCAGCGGGTGTGGCCGGTGTTGTCTGCGGCGAAGCAGGGCATGTGGCTGGGTGCGGTAGAGGCATGGTGGTCACTGATGCAGCCGTGGGGCCCTTGGGCGATGCAGGACTTGGTTGCGTCGGAGGATGCTGCAGTGCTGGCGCCTGCGTGGTTCAAGGCAGAGCGGCCCATGGTGCCGGACGGTCAGGCCGAGACGTTGATGCTCAGCCGGTTGATGAACGCCGAGCAGTGGGGGCGAGCGCATTCGGCGCCGGTGGGCAATCGGGTGTGGATGCGTTTTGCAGAGAACGGCTGCGGCGCCGATGAGCAACCCGACGCAGATTTGATGCAGCAGCTGCTGGCAACTGGCGTGTCGTATGGGCTGGATGAGCGGAGCCTCGAAGATTTCATTTGGTGCAGCGTCCGCTACCGCGAAGCGCCGCCCGCGATCGACTGGCGAGTCCCCCATTGGTCACGCGCGTTGGAGCATACGCTGCAAGTGCTGCGCGCCGATTCCGACGCGCGTTTTATCAGCACCTTTGATGCCTACCTGAATTCCGGAGAAGACGCGCATGGCTTGCACCACCCCATGTGA
- a CDS encoding T6SS effector BTH_I2691 family protein — protein MACTTPCEQCNRKGLPILFTRYSAGYSSRPEGLSILEKFRPAGRLQAQPGGVPIKTARYGVRMLRAGYLYLRIERRGLLEWEGYAVHPHGYLQQFPVMLPANGEARIACERDARQANNSLIWIKDAKNVKSLWYAFHPDPIDPQHLKREIEPNPAKYMQRFDVAGWQAGSTSQADSLEPAQLDKQVLEFAALSDEQVQMVGNEQGFGLMGMTPQERAWGNYETEENEQQFIAVPDAPPVVIDDVRTVLITQPTYQKKHGQRLEGMRKFLQDNKGAVVVCEDALGIAQELSLHHLTAAIPYVAWLKETDKQGYSNAWKDSASRGIQIIKEAMEKKAITDYDDGTSRMREVRENMGSYYPGSDSGQPVRIRRTDGSYETISIQELNRRRQADLQKQIDERTAKHADAVKDLGDEAKESVDAHCNVDAISKFNQQHQARLNERDAKMNLIAEDLVHWLKADSLTDRALGLYDETASPEKGDGDRCAGQLCTILLQLDSSPRGRAWYGALDTFTPQKKNLVWRMLSLNNRGISQEMESVLKQLSLPLPPDNSVPTDTREAARDQKAYADALAAIKAMGKTIKNADKINKETAKIMAAIEEYNTGKDKAAAVAKGKDSLAEIRKAALESRSAVLLAAVMGKFRAAPITKLEAMIARTQALMLVHGLGSKAAAHIVELREDNLSNQQRKDVFQYLAHKIQKTSRNLFNRGGADSAAQEMRVGYVLCGVNTLAIMPALARAYSRQDPRSLADLTTAASTLVGSLKQARADFYEKAVYKKVPDVLGKAQKTGATAAAERELLALKAGAARYVAAGAIVGIVADVVDAAVAGKEGRNQLAEAYVARAVTGGLSVFGTIRAARYITAPQWLLRLNLWSAIATVALTVLIAKIKGKAWESWLQAQPFRKSESKKIPYKSESEMTRDLADALVEIGG, from the coding sequence ATGGCTTGCACCACCCCATGTGAGCAATGCAACCGCAAGGGGTTGCCGATCCTGTTCACGCGCTATTCCGCTGGCTATAGCTCACGGCCGGAAGGGTTGTCCATCCTCGAAAAATTCAGGCCGGCCGGGCGCTTGCAGGCGCAGCCGGGCGGCGTGCCGATCAAGACCGCGCGCTACGGTGTGCGGATGCTGCGCGCTGGCTATCTGTATCTGCGCATCGAGCGACGTGGCTTGCTGGAGTGGGAGGGGTATGCCGTGCATCCGCATGGCTATCTTCAGCAGTTTCCGGTGATGCTGCCGGCAAACGGCGAGGCACGGATCGCTTGCGAGCGCGATGCACGGCAGGCCAACAACAGCCTGATCTGGATCAAGGACGCTAAGAACGTCAAATCGCTGTGGTACGCGTTCCACCCCGACCCCATCGACCCGCAGCACCTCAAGCGCGAGATCGAGCCGAACCCGGCCAAGTACATGCAGCGTTTCGACGTGGCGGGCTGGCAGGCCGGCAGCACGAGCCAGGCCGATAGCCTGGAACCGGCGCAGCTGGACAAGCAGGTGCTCGAATTCGCGGCGCTGAGCGATGAACAGGTGCAGATGGTCGGCAACGAGCAGGGCTTTGGCCTGATGGGCATGACGCCGCAGGAGCGGGCCTGGGGGAACTATGAGACCGAGGAGAACGAGCAGCAATTCATCGCGGTGCCGGATGCGCCCCCCGTGGTCATCGACGATGTGCGCACCGTTCTCATTACGCAGCCGACGTATCAGAAGAAGCACGGCCAGCGCCTGGAGGGCATGCGCAAGTTTCTGCAGGACAACAAGGGCGCGGTGGTGGTTTGCGAGGACGCGCTCGGGATTGCCCAGGAATTGAGCCTGCATCACTTGACCGCAGCGATTCCATATGTGGCGTGGCTCAAGGAAACGGACAAGCAGGGCTACAGCAATGCCTGGAAGGACAGTGCCAGCCGTGGCATCCAGATCATTAAGGAGGCGATGGAAAAGAAGGCCATCACCGACTACGACGACGGGACTTCCCGCATGCGAGAAGTCCGGGAAAACATGGGCAGTTACTACCCGGGTTCGGATAGCGGACAACCGGTCAGGATTCGCCGGACGGACGGCAGCTACGAGACGATCAGCATCCAGGAGCTGAACCGGCGTCGGCAAGCTGATCTGCAGAAGCAAATCGATGAACGGACTGCCAAGCATGCGGACGCGGTCAAGGACCTCGGCGATGAGGCCAAGGAGAGCGTTGACGCGCACTGCAACGTGGATGCGATCAGCAAGTTCAACCAACAGCATCAGGCTCGCTTGAACGAGCGCGATGCCAAGATGAACCTGATTGCCGAAGACCTCGTTCACTGGCTTAAGGCGGACAGCCTGACGGACCGGGCGCTCGGCCTGTATGACGAAACCGCCTCGCCGGAGAAGGGGGACGGAGACCGTTGCGCGGGCCAACTGTGTACGATCCTGCTGCAACTGGACAGCAGCCCGCGAGGCAGGGCGTGGTACGGCGCGCTCGATACCTTCACACCGCAGAAGAAAAACCTAGTGTGGCGGATGCTGAGCCTGAACAACCGGGGGATCAGCCAGGAGATGGAGAGTGTGCTCAAGCAGTTGAGCTTGCCGCTGCCGCCCGACAATTCAGTGCCCACCGACACACGGGAAGCCGCACGCGACCAGAAAGCCTACGCCGATGCGCTGGCCGCAATCAAAGCGATGGGCAAGACAATCAAGAACGCCGATAAGATCAACAAGGAGACGGCCAAGATCATGGCGGCGATCGAAGAGTACAACACTGGCAAAGACAAGGCGGCAGCGGTCGCTAAGGGCAAGGACTCGCTTGCGGAAATCCGCAAGGCGGCACTGGAAAGCCGCTCGGCGGTTCTTCTGGCGGCCGTCATGGGCAAGTTCAGGGCGGCCCCGATTACGAAGCTAGAAGCGATGATTGCCAGGACGCAGGCGCTGATGCTGGTGCACGGGCTCGGCTCGAAGGCCGCAGCGCACATCGTGGAACTGCGGGAAGACAACCTCAGCAACCAGCAGCGCAAGGACGTGTTCCAGTATTTGGCGCACAAAATCCAGAAGACGTCCAGGAATCTGTTCAACCGTGGCGGGGCGGACAGCGCGGCGCAGGAAATGCGAGTGGGCTATGTCCTGTGCGGGGTGAATACATTGGCGATCATGCCCGCGCTTGCCCGAGCGTACTCGCGCCAAGACCCGCGTTCGCTGGCAGACTTGACTACAGCAGCATCGACGTTGGTCGGCTCGCTCAAGCAGGCGCGTGCAGATTTTTACGAGAAAGCGGTGTACAAGAAGGTGCCGGACGTATTGGGAAAAGCCCAAAAGACGGGGGCGACGGCAGCGGCAGAACGGGAATTGCTGGCGCTGAAGGCAGGTGCGGCGCGGTATGTGGCAGCGGGGGCAATTGTTGGGATTGTGGCGGATGTGGTGGACGCGGCGGTTGCAGGGAAAGAGGGGCGTAACCAGTTGGCCGAAGCGTATGTTGCTCGTGCGGTTACTGGAGGCCTTTCTGTATTTGGAACGATTCGGGCGGCCAGATACATTACTGCTCCGCAGTGGTTGCTTCGCCTAAATCTTTGGAGTGCTATTGCTACTGTTGCACTGACAGTTTTGATTGCAAAAATAAAAGGTAAGGCGTGGGAGAGTTGGCTGCAAGCACAGCCATTTCGTAAGTCGGAAAGTAAGAAAATTCCTTATAAAAGTGAAAGTGAAATGACGAGGGATCTGGCGGATGCATTGGTTGAAATAGGCGGATGA
- a CDS encoding MFS transporter: protein MFDCEAAFLQHGKKHGKRRAVEYIADINRYTILHLPYEAEGTGLVKPSLLWARSLFDRNEHFIELSNMGEEDRSLEFLMGLFLVLVPFLPIVVLFFIASNSTDWLNDLFICGGMSVVTIVVVSLFWPSTITPNFGTYLRARYRFNRTTRKVYVLRPNRYGGNVILDWDRVKAHVTWCAPREMTPDQIDDKFARQLRQQRGGGPFGMRGLVLYWPPLDPNDPERKGEDVLWVGPKLAGEGLWQYIRTFMEEGMDKVPAPNEYEWLRKGFHTPSQHLEETELSASRVLDDIGGRGKNSARTQLTFLMTFLWAPLHCLAERLCTWPTFPEEWNSDCGQKRREDGIGPEEPLRWKPSLETIVAEQGKCRVSD, encoded by the coding sequence ATGTTTGATTGTGAGGCGGCGTTTCTTCAGCACGGAAAGAAGCATGGAAAGAGGCGGGCTGTTGAATATATCGCTGATATAAATCGGTATACGATACTTCATCTTCCTTATGAGGCAGAAGGGACGGGATTAGTTAAGCCAAGTTTGCTTTGGGCGAGGAGTCTCTTTGATCGCAATGAGCATTTCATAGAGCTTTCCAATATGGGGGAAGAGGATAGGTCTTTGGAGTTTTTGATGGGATTATTCTTGGTGCTAGTTCCGTTCTTGCCAATTGTTGTTTTGTTTTTTATCGCGTCAAACTCAACCGACTGGCTGAATGACCTATTTATTTGCGGTGGCATGTCCGTAGTAACAATCGTTGTTGTGTCACTCTTTTGGCCATCGACGATCACACCAAATTTTGGGACGTACCTTCGCGCCCGCTACCGCTTCAACCGCACAACGCGCAAGGTGTATGTCCTACGTCCCAATCGGTATGGCGGCAATGTCATCCTCGACTGGGATCGCGTCAAGGCGCACGTGACATGGTGCGCCCCGCGAGAAATGACGCCTGACCAGATTGACGATAAATTCGCGCGTCAGCTTCGGCAGCAACGAGGAGGTGGTCCCTTCGGCATGCGAGGCTTGGTGCTGTACTGGCCACCGCTGGATCCGAATGATCCGGAACGCAAGGGTGAGGACGTGTTGTGGGTCGGTCCGAAGCTTGCCGGGGAGGGTCTCTGGCAATACATCCGCACCTTCATGGAAGAGGGCATGGACAAGGTGCCCGCACCAAATGAATACGAGTGGCTGCGCAAGGGTTTCCACACGCCAAGCCAGCATCTGGAGGAAACGGAATTGTCCGCTTCTCGTGTGCTGGACGATATCGGAGGTCGCGGCAAGAATTCCGCGCGAACGCAACTGACCTTCTTGATGACGTTTCTGTGGGCGCCGCTGCACTGCTTGGCTGAGCGCCTGTGCACATGGCCGACGTTCCCGGAAGAGTGGAACAGCGACTGCGGCCAGAAGCGCCGCGAGGATGGCATCGGGCCGGAAGAACCGTTGCGGTGGAAGCCCTCTTTAGAAACCATCGTCGCCGAGCAGGGAAAGTGTCGCGTGTCTGATTGA
- a CDS encoding DUF4123 domain-containing protein → MLVRHLQSLMLPSEPRVGRRYLRLADRRVFEWIWPVLSPLQRQQWLGPINRWWALNRRNELVLHAMTEAVPEEPHHDPELLTAAQWTRLHDCELAQQILRGWSSFADPLPADYVPQAEHALRSVRSLGVAEPADIVLMSAYQLQIHPRLCEHSRVVELVRTAQNSDVPLQDALAGIPDPEGWDRIRHELTTGSPPNPLA, encoded by the coding sequence GTGCTGGTACGCCATCTGCAGAGCCTGATGCTGCCATCCGAACCCCGTGTCGGGCGCCGATATCTGCGGCTGGCGGATCGTCGCGTGTTTGAGTGGATTTGGCCCGTGCTGTCGCCACTGCAGCGTCAGCAATGGCTGGGGCCGATCAACCGATGGTGGGCGCTGAACCGGCGCAACGAGCTGGTCTTGCACGCAATGACGGAGGCCGTGCCGGAGGAGCCGCATCACGACCCTGAACTGCTCACCGCAGCACAGTGGACGCGCTTGCACGACTGCGAGCTTGCCCAGCAGATCCTTCGCGGCTGGAGCAGCTTCGCCGATCCACTGCCTGCCGACTACGTACCGCAGGCAGAGCACGCCCTGCGTTCAGTGCGGTCGCTGGGCGTGGCCGAGCCCGCCGACATCGTGCTGATGAGCGCGTATCAGCTGCAAATCCACCCCCGGCTCTGCGAGCACTCCCGCGTTGTCGAGCTGGTGCGCACGGCGCAAAACAGCGACGTGCCCTTGCAGGATGCGCTGGCCGGGATTCCCGATCCGGAAGGGTGGGATCGCATCCGGCACGAATTGACGACAGGCAGCCCGCCCAATCCGCTCGCCTGA